The Denticeps clupeoides chromosome 1, fDenClu1.1, whole genome shotgun sequence genome segment ATGCTTATAATACCActatataacaaaaaataataataaacaaacatatattGCATATTAGTGTCAGCTGTATGGGAAAGTTCACTCCTGGACCCAATGTTTGCCTCTGTAAAACGAGGTAGGACATCCAATATAGTTCCTTAAGGTCCTACATAACTGCATTCCTACACATTTCTGCTTccaaaactgtgtgtgtgtatgtgtgtgtgtatatattatatatacatacatacatacatacatacatacatacacacacacacacacacacacaaacttaatACACTTCATAaagtaataaattacattaaaataggTTTAAGagacacatacataaacaaCATTACAACACATGAAAAACTAATACAGTAACACCAaagttctattaaaaaaaattataataaagtaTATATCTTAAAGTATAAAACTCTTTGGTGATACCCTTACGAGCCTCCTGTGGCCCAGTAAAGGAACAGGAGCATGGAAACACAAGGCTGTCATCTGTGAGTGAAATATTTGTAACAGTTTACCAAGGATCTATCCCAGACCCATTAATTTCTCAAATTGTACaaacataattataataaaaaaagtggatGGACTTAAAATCTTTAGGCCAGTAGCATATACTATTAGAAACAGTGGTCTCTTAATTTGCACAAACCTGTTCAAAAGGcacgaaaaaaacaaaaaaaacaaacacatacatttagAAGCCTGTGAAATGCACCATACTGGTCTATTACTTTTGCTGGTGCATTTAGTTTGAATATTCAGCAAGGAAATAGCATGTCCATACATCGGCTGATTTAGCTGAGGGGTGTGGTAATGGggcagttaaaataaaaaaaagttttccaaTGAGCCACTAATTTCTCACAATAGTAGTAATCATtattatatacataatataaCCCTCTAACTGTATttacattataatatttaaaatccTATAGGGAGTGAACCCGTATGTTTTAAAGTCCATTAAGGTGGCACAGGTGCATGGGCTGAACATGCATTAGTCCCAAAGATGAGCAAAGCCTCACTGGTCATGTAACaccgaatgtttttttttttttctttctttccttttaggTTCTGATGCAGCAAAACTGTAGCTAGGTAAGTCTCTTTCACATCTACAGATAGGTGAGAATAGTAGCATCGCTGAGACGCAGAAAAAGCTGGTGGCATCCCCTTCTAATCCACGGGGTAAACAGGTTACAGTGCATATTAGGGACTATGGACTGGGGAAGGGAAAAGgtgcgtgtttatgtgtgtttacgTATCTGGTCCAAAAGTTGTGCTGTTAAACCGCCTGTACACATATTTATACTCTCCCACAGCCTGAGCTGATTTCTTAGTCTTAATGGGTGGGGGTTTAGGTGAAGACATAAAGAGCAGGCACAACCGAGTCCAGGGGTCTGGTGCAAGCTGTAGATCTGGCTGAGGGGggcagaaataataaataaatacaaaaattaacCCTCCCCCTCAAAAAATTCACGTCTCCCAGCTGGTGCGCTCCGAACTCTCCAGGGACAGAGACTTGTTCTTGTGCGGTGAGGTCGGGCTGGGTGGGCCGCTCAGGTTGGAGCTGTTGGAGGCGGTGGAGTGCCGGGGCGAGTCAGAGTCCTGAGACAAGAGAGAAACTCAGAGTGGTTCCATGCACATAATATTTACTTCCGATACACAAGATGGAGAACATGCCAACGTTTGTCATATGAAGCACACTATCTTGTACAGCTCTATTGCGTCTACGTTGTACAGCTGTAACATCACAAACAAAGCAGGGAAATATGAGGACCTGTATCTGATCGCTGAatagcacacgcacacacagttaAGAGTCTTCTGAGCtctacacacctacacacgtCGTATCAGGGAGCTGAATATGAAGGCAAGTGAGTGGGTGGCTCGTTTTCACGGGGAGGTTTGACAGAGGTTGGGTGCTGTTTGTTTTTACCTTTATCTTACTAAGCAGGGTCCTTAATACCCTTTTCAGATCGGGGGTCTTCTCTGTAGGTGTAACAGCCTGCCACTAGAGAGGAGAGCCACACTGAACACACTCAGAATGTTTGCAGAGGTTGGGGGTGGAGGGTgggcttgcgtgtgtgtgtgggcaggttGCAGGAGAAGAGCACTTGTTAAGTGAGACCGTCTCTGGTGGGACACACTGCACATGCAGCAAAACGGACGCTGTGCTTTTGCACAGGTGAGGCAACAGGCTTTCATCTCTCAAAAAAAGAGGATTCATTCCTGTTACATCCCTCTGCAAGCTCTTAAAAGCAAAAGTGCGGGTACTTTTCTCCCTGCTGGGTGAATTATTAGCTGCAATCACAAGCTTCTGGTTTTTCTTCAAAAATTTCAAACATATAGTACGACCACAAAGACCAATTTTAAAGTGAACCATTTATGATGTGAAATGAAAgtttaaatttgtaaaaaaattaaaatacagggGCTAGTCATTTTACTGAAGACAACTGAAGctaaatttaaagtgaagtgaagtgattgtcacatgtgatacacagcatcacagcacacagtgacatttgtcctctgcatttaaccaatcaccctgagtgagcagtgggcagccatgacaggcgcccggggagcagtgtgtggggacggagctttgctcagtggcatcttatcttatcttatcttatctcagtggcaccttggcggatctggattcgaaccgacaaccttctgattacggggccacttccttaaccgctaggccaccactgcccctttattgGTGTGCTAGGATGTGAAGAGAAGCAGTGCTTCCTGCTGGCTCATGTTAGTATACTATAGagcagttttacagaaaaaagattaaattcttaaagtgacacaaaaaaaaaaaaaaaaaaaaaaaaacatgccaaaaCTGCATGTAATTTTTGTGGGTAAAATTTAGTTTAATCTATTTCTGCTCAACTGCCTCAATGAAAATCACACAGATTTAGGTTAGTAACGCGTTAATTCAGTGATTTATTACAGGaatgtaaattgtaattttatcaaaaagtgaaaaaacatgGACCTTCAGTGAATGCTCACACACCTCACGGTCAAATTGGGAGATAGGAGCTTCACCGCCACAGTCCAGGCCTGCATTAGAGGAGAGAGACCCCTCTGAGGGGGAGGTCATCTGCTGCCTCTTGCTGAAGCTGTAATGCCCCACAGAGAAATCTCGCCGCAGGGCATTGCCGTTCTGAGACAAGCCTGCAGAGCGGGTGGAAGAGACAAAAagttatatttgcattttgttcatTCTAATTTCGTCAGTATACACTAATTGAAGCCTAATTCAATGGCTTGCTGGATCACTCACGAGAGCCAAGTCCACTGCTGGCGCTCATGGAACGTCCGGGTTCAGGTCggcccttgctgatggaagggaTGCTGATTGATCCACCCAGCACTCGGCTCTCTTGAGTATGCGTATTCTGATGGCGGAGAAAAGCGCCGGGAGCACAGAGTAGATTTAATCGCCAAATCACACCATTCACTGGTGATTAAAACCAAGATTGCATATGGTCCTTCAGTTCTGCATTGTCCATCCACCAGGGGGAGACATGCAACTAGCCCCACGACATCAATTCAGGAAATTTATAGAAGAACAGCTTAAAAATCATATACGTACAGATCAGGAGTGAAATAAGTCTCACATAATAAAGTTCTAACGAGTGGGAGGAAAGGCAGAGTCTGGACAGCTGCACTATGAAGTAAGTACAGTAGAGAAGAGTTAAGAGACACCAGGGAAGATAGCAGGCAATAAATCTGCCCATACCAGAGAGCAGACAGAGGCAGGGGTCCCAGGAGCAGACCAGAGAGACGGGGAGCGGGAGGACAGGGGGCTGCCGTCCTgagacaggaagttgtcagCGGAGACGGCGGTCATGTGATAGACATGCTCAAAACAGGTAGGTGTGGAGATGAGAGGCAGGTGgggagaggggagaggagaACCCGGCTTCAGTGGAAAGGAGGAAAAAGGTGAAAATGACAAGGAAGGTGTGAAGGAATGGAAAATAGTAGTAGTCGTTTAAGGAACTATGCTTATGTGATGTGGATTAGAACATCTAGTTAGCTGACACCCAGAGTAGAAAGTGAAAAGTCAAGACGGAAGATAAGGAACAAAAGTAAATtagaattaaataaacaaacaaacaactaaAATTAcgtacaaattaaaataaaatctgataTAACAAACTAACAGTAAACTTCTCAAATCATAAACTACTCATTCAATCATTTGTTGAGTGAAAGATAAGCACAttcaagggggaaaaaatattatGGAAAGCCCAAGTAAGCTATGACAAACAAATGCATTATTCCTtatataatgattattattctaataataatagagAGGGTATGTACCTTGGGCAATTCCTTAATGATCTGAATGCAGTCTCCTGGACCCATGTGCACAACGTGGTTGAAGTTGGTGGGGTTGGAGATCAGCTTGCTCCTCATCTCTGGATCTCTCAGCAtctccctgcacacacacatgcacaagttAACTTAACAGTTAACTTGATTACAGATTACGTGCAAAGTAAAACAACGATGAACATGACAATATCGATTGTGTAATGTACAATTCTGGAAACCATcagagattatttaaaaaacgACTCGCATTCAATGCtaattatttataaaaccaACAGGCCTTCTTCAGCAAGTTACATGTTACATGACATAATTGAAAAACATTGCTGTTGTCTCTCTACAATGCAGAATTGCTCTAGAGTGACCGTCACCTCCTCTGCTGTAACCTCTCCTCCTCAGGCACCCGGAAGGAGAAGCGCCGTTTGTTGTTCATACTGCGCACCATTTGCTTCCGGCTGTGATCTGAAGTCTCTGGGACCACAAGCTCATCTCCCTCTGCAAGAATTAAAAACAGTCACCATGGTCACCCCCACAACCCTTTTACAATTCCCTGTAGTGAATATGTGGATTTAATGGCTTAGGTGAAAGCCTAAAGGTGTGAGGCTCCTACCTGCTGTCTTGTTTTTGAAGTAGATGAGACGGACAGTCTCGAGTCCGAGCAAGTTGAGTGACCCATCAGTGTTCAGGGGACGCACCTAAGGAGGCCAgaagatgatttaaaaaaatgaaaataaaataataataataacctgcACAAGTCATTCTGCTTATCGGCGTGTAACCCTAACCTTCTTCAAGGGGATGGTTTGAATCCACTCCATGGTGTTGACATCAAACACGTTCACGGCATTCTCACTGTACACAGAGAGGTACGGCGCGCTGTAACCTTCGGAAGATAAACAGAATTTTAGAGCAGTGAGTTGGACGTGCCAATTGACTTGACCATTGACAATGATTTAGCAAGTGTCTTCATGGCAGCTACGTAGAATGAAACTTATTTTAATCCATCCAGCTAATTAACCATAGGGGAAACTGGGCCAGTTGCCATGGAAAGTATGAACACGGTACTAAACCAAAAATCACTAATAGGCATTAGATTCAAACCACAGTTGCCACTTGTCATCTGAAATATAAACCAGTCTTTGATGAAGTAAGGGCCCTGGTGCTGGCAAGATTGCCTTCCAAACCAGCACCAAGGTAATAACTTTCATTATTAAAAGTATATTTGGTTAAGAAGAAGGAAACATTGCCATGTATTACACCTATATCTTCCTAAATCAGCAGATACTGAAAGCGAGTAGTTTATGTGAGGAAGGTGTGCCGTTGGGGTGAGAATGCAGGATCCTCACAGCAGGCAGTGGGGGTGGCAGGCCACATGAGCTCCTGCTGACGAGAGCGTCGGCCCTGGGAGTCCACGTACACTCCAATACTgatgaaacacagcagcatctCTTTACTCGAGATCTCCACCGCGCACAAAGCATTCATTGTCTTCTGACCGATGAAGGACAGGGTGTGGTCGTCAGGGTGGAGCATAGTGACCGGTGGGGTGTCTTCCTGGATGCTGTAGCGCATGAAGCAAGCCTGTTTACAGGAGAACATTGTTTTAATCATCTAGTTGAGCGAGATTGAATGTACCAAATGACAACGCTGTCACCAAGAGACCAATTTCCAAACAAAATTCTGAGCGAATGAGAAATTAGTGTaggcataaaaactatttaaaaatcaaATACACCAGCTACAAATCCAGTTACTTCATTACATATTTCAGTCCTACATTTCTCCCCTATGCTCACCTTCCTCGCTTACTCAGATTTACCAAAATAGAGtcattttctatttttctttatatttaataagtttccccccaaaaaagccaTGTTCCAGTTTCTTAAAAATGATGGCCTATTTACATAAGAGCTACATGTTTAGTCACAGAAGCTTGAGGaaaatgcactgtgtgtgaaTGAGCAAAAGGATGTGACCCAAACCTGATATCCCACATAGAGCTTCTCACTCAGCAGCCCCATCCACTGGACATTTGCAGGCACTGGCAGCTCCTGTAAGACGCGGTACCGTTTCTTGCTTCTGTTGATCTCGTAGCAGATTATCTGCTTTttcacccatacacacaaacaggtgATGGTGCCATGTCTCAGTGTCCCTGACACCATAGTCTGGCACAATTTAGTTTCAGACAGTTTGTCAATTTCAACCTCGTGGCCATCTAGCAAATCCATGGGGAAGAGGCGGACGCGGCGACCACGGCCAGAAATTACGGCCACCAGCTGTTCAGATGGCATGAGGTCAACGTGATGAACTTTCTTACTCTGCCCAACCCTGATAATCTCTGTAAAGAGCAGGAGGTGGTGAACAACTTCAAAACGCTTTATGAAGTATAAAGAAAATGGTGACACTCTCACACCTACCATCTTTGGTGACATGAATGACATATAAACCTTCCTCATTACCCAGGGCAATGCGTTCGTGATCTGCATGTGAAGAAGAGACATTTCTCAAAACTGTTTTAAGAAAATGTTTAAACCCAAAGTTCACTGGCTGGAATGGTGGAATTCTGACTTCAATAACCCATTTAGTGTTTTAGTACCTATAATTGCAGCAGTCTGTGTGCTCTTGATGATGGGTAGCGTGCTGTCATAGGCCTCTTTGGGCACGTAGACAAAGCGCTCCTTCAGCTTGCTTTTCTTCAGGATTCGGTGAAGCTCATTGAGGAGCCCCACCCACTTGCTCCTATCATGGTCGCTGTCAGCCAGCATGAGAACAGAGCACTTCTTACTGCCAGAAGCGGACAGTTGTGATGCAGTTACCTACGGAGTAGGGGAAGGAGATGGACACTGGCCTAAGTGCTAGTCACCTTTGTTTCCatattaataatacacaaaaaagggaaaaacagatgtacacacattttttttccattcatgaCCCATAAGGTTCTTAGTCCAAATGGGGAAAGTTCAGGTTTAAAAtaagcattttaaaaagctaCTGTCAGGTCCAACTCACTCTGAAGATACAAGGGATGTCCTTGGTGTTGGCATGAATCACGTCTGATGCTAAAACCGAGCTGACTGAGAACTCCTCATccctgtcagaaaaaaaaaaaatgcataattcaGAACCAACAATTCAAGGAATCAGCAGGAAAAGTTCAAAGTGGTAACCAATTAAGGAGTACTTTGGGGGAGGTGAGGTGGGCCAATTAACCGAGTCACTTCTTTAACAGGTTTAAAGAATGCAGTCTACGCTGCAGACACCCACACCGCTGTTCCACCTCAGTCAGCTCAGCTACTTAACACCTCATCCTCACACCCTGCTCACTGCTCCCAACCACAGCATCCAGTACGCATCCAGCACACGGCTCCAGCCTGGCTCTCTCAACCAATCAGGTCAGAGGGGAACTGAGGAGAATTAAACCTCAAAAGGCAGAGGTCCAGAGGGCATCAGCTCAAGGGTCGTCAGGTCCTGTGCGGATCAACTGTGTGTGGTGATTGAGCACATTTTCAACCTGAACCAGGGGAGAGTTCCACAGCTTTGGAAAACCTCTTGTATTgtaccagtgccaaagactccacGACCTAAGGATCTCAACAGCTACAACTGGCTCTGACATACCccctgatgaagaccctggagTGGCTGGTCCTGGCTCAGATTTGGCACCATGTGAGCTCATCACTGGGCCCACTTCAGAGTGGATGATGCAGTCATTCACCTCCTACAtcattccctctctcacctggagactgCTGGCAGCACTGATTTCTCCAATGCCTTCAACACCACCAACTGTTTCCTACAGAAGTTCTGTAGGAactgtggggacgttgctttgctcagtggcaccatggcgtatcgcgattcgaacaggcaaccttctgattccttaacctctagttcaccactgccccgtcgTCCTATATCATCCTAGATCAGCAGATACTGGTCTGACATTTTGAGCTTTTTAGTACCTATAATGGCAGCAGTCTGTGAGCTCTTGGTGAGGGGTTCCGCATAATTCAGAAACAGTTATGCAGCAGCACATAAACTATCTGATCCAAGAATTTCGAAGAGCTGCGATGTGGAATTGCACTGCACTCCTGTACAGGTGTTACTCATCTGCTAATACTAAatgacaacaggaacatttgCAACCAAGATTTGcaactgaaatgaaaaacagaactgACCTCATGTCAATAACCTGGCTGACCTCCACACCGGGCTGGCCAGTCTTGCTCTCTCCAAACTCATACAAGAACAGCTTAAAGTCACAGACAATGGCTAGAGCCCGCTGCCAGCCCTTCCTTACCCCTGCCAGCTTAGGTACCTGAAACAATTAAGCACACAGCTCATTAATAAGttatcttttctttcttttacttcaatATCATATTGCCATGGCATTAACCGCCTTACCCGAACATAGCCCTCATAGGCTGTGCCAATACCCTTCTGTGGATCAATGCCTAAGGGCCCTTTGGTTTGATCAGAGGGAATGGGACAGACGGCTGGTGCCTTGTCCGCACAAGTGACGTGACACGAGAAGTTACAAACTGGGGGAAGcgcacacaaaataaataaacaaattatataCACAAGCATACAATACAGAACATATAAACATACAGAAACATATCTACAATAATGCAAcggaaaaaatataaaaaaaaaaattccagcagCTATatcaaaaatgcacatttttttgtcaAACATCTGACTCACCTTCACATGTACAGCCCTGACGAATGATACCCACCATGAGAGAGGTGCACTGGTTACACTTAGTTGGAGTGGTAAAACTGCTCACAATGAACTGGTGGGCTTTTGGCTGCAGGAAAATGGATGGAGTGGCACAAGATGTGTAAGGATTACGTAAAAAGCATTTGACCACCCTCTTATTTTGTTGACTTGGACAGTTTTTCACCTTTGGTGTGCCCAGACTCGATCCACTGTATCCGGATCGCATGGTCGAGGTTGTGGTGGGCTGTGGATGGTCCACCACCTGTGGTCAAGTAACATAAAAAGACAGAATTTGTTACATAGGACTGAATTAGACCTGAAAGTTTAATGGGCCGAAGGTCACCTCCAGGGGCTCCACGTCGCTTGCAGCAGAAGGGGAACGGGAGCAGGACATGGCCTGCGACTTTGTGTCTTCTTCGTGGGACAGGCTGAAGTTATCAATGGAGTCAATCTGGCAAAAGTAACAGAGGAGACATTGAGAACAGTACAGACAAAAAGCACACAGAGTAGCGCACAATGACATTAATAATTAACATTCATTTCAAAACCAGCCTCATTGCAACCAGCAGCTGTGCATTTCAAAAGCAAAGCACTGCTATCACCACCTAAAGTGAATTGGAATTACGCCACCACCATTCACTTCCGATAAGTACAACTAAATAAAAGCCCAAGAAACAGAGCTGAGACGGGGGggatacataaaaaaatatataccaaCGGAAGAATTTTGCTACAACAAACTGCCAGACTGATTTGAAGTTTGAGCACAATTTCTCCAGATTATCTGCAGAGAGCCTCATGCCACTGCACATCAATGAAAAACACAACAAGAGTTAAAGCGGACAGCAAAATCTCTGCACATGCACCCATGCagcagagagagacaggagcATGCACAAAAGCCAAAAACAGCACACCGCCTAGGAGAAAGCACTGAATTCAGCTCAAAATAAATCATTGAAGGGATCTTACACATTTGCCTTTGCTAGCCTGGCCAGAGGCAGGGGAACGCTTCTAAATAGACCAAAACAAATGAGAGagcaaaacagacagaaacgattaataaataaaaacaaaaacctatTTATGGAAGGATGGGATCTTTGGAAATCTCTCAACAGAACAAatttaaaagataaaaagacCATCGGGACAGTTTATAAACCAATATGGGATGTCTGAATTTCATAACTGGAAAGAAGACAACCATACACTCCTGTCTAATTACAGTAAGGAGGCGGTTATGTGGCAGACATCAGCAGAGAATAAAGGAGTTGGAGGGAACACTACGTCCAAACTTACATCATGCCATAACTCATTAAACGAAGACGAAGAGGATGAGTCCTGGTCAGtaagcaaaatgaaaacaaagaatgaaaaatatatatatatatataaaaaaaggtgaCTGAAGGGGGAAATCTACATCATCAAATTAGATCAGAGAATGAGAAATGAGGGGCTTTTGGAATTTTCAGAAACTAAAAGAGGTAAAAAGTTTTGTCCCTTCTAAACAGCAAATCGCAGTACTCACATCGAAGTGATCCAGCGCGTAGGTGGAGGTGGCATTGAGGAATGCCAGGAATGAGTTCTGCGAGTCCTGGTGCTTTATACCTGCAGTGTTATTTGAGATGTGAGAGACTGCACTGTAGCATGTATAGGTGcataatgatgtgtgtgtgtgtgcgcactcgTGTATGTCACTTGGTCTTTGATGGGATCTGTACCTTTTCCTGCTCTGAGCTCAGACTCTTGATTTAACTTCTCCACCTCTGACTGTAGTTCCTGATTCTTCCTCTCAGACTCCTGCAGTTTACTAACAAAGACAAAAGTAAGTAAAGAAAGTAGCCAATGGCTGGTACCGTTCATGTCTTCCCAGACTATCAGCAGAAAAGCTGGAGGTTTTGGAAACAGAAAGTAAATTCATACATTTGACCAAATATAGCCCAGACAATTGTCAATATAACCCAGTGCTTGTGGCCCCCATCGACCCAAACACCATTTAACCATGGCATGTACACATACCACTCAGTGGCTATGCTGGACGCTTTAACTTTGTTGAGctcatcctggatgagctgcttAGCTCGGATCTCAGCATCCAGGGCAGACTGCAGCTCAAGACGTGCAGACATGTCCAGCTTAGCCAAGCGTCGCATCTTCCATGGCATGtcctgaaaacaaagaaacaaagggaaaaaatggaGAATTGGTCAAAAGAGCCAGccaaaaagccaaaaaattcAGCTTCTCTATGCACCACTCAACTGTGGCTCTGGCTCCCAGACTGCTGTTCTTCAGCCCGTCCAGCTCCTCGTTCATCTTCGTGGCCAGAGCCTGCAGGTATCCCCTAGCATCCTTCTCATCACTCACCCTGCAAAAGCACACATAGTGAAGAACAGTGCTTCCCATACCACCAGTCAGCTGCAGGTAGGCTCACAGGGCGGCTAAACCACAGGCTGGGAATGAAAGTACGCAAAAGTATCATTTCCCACCAGCTCATACTATGAGCAATGTGACAGCACAAAGAAAATTAGTCAGCACTTACCACTGTATGATCTCAGTAATCTGGGCCTCCCAGTGAGCCACACTCTCCTTCTTGTCGGCAAGCTCTCTAAGCTCCTCCTCCAGTTGCTTGTTGCTGCTTCTCAGCCTCTCAGAGTCTGAGGTCAACTATAGAACACACAGATAGACAAAAGACAGGAAAGCCGTGAGTGTGTCTTGACAGCCAGTTCACTGAAAGAACTCAGTTGTTCCCAATTTTTGGCcaatattacaaaaacaaaccGCCAGAATTGGTTGCCATTTAAAATA includes the following:
- the LOC114797960 gene encoding serine/threonine-protein kinase MRCK alpha-like isoform X2 encodes the protein MSLEVRLKTLENLMLDGPVSSSGQCFSVETLLDILICLYDECNNSPLRREKNVLEFIAWAKPFTSKVKQMRLHKEDFEILKVIGRGAFGEVAVVKVKNVDKVFAMKILNKWEMLKRAETACFREERDVLVNGDSQWITTLHYAFQDDNFLYLVMDYYVGGDLLTLLSKFEDRLPEDMARFYLAEMVLAIDSVHQLHYVHRDIKPDNILLDMNGHIRLADFGSCLKLMEDGTVQSSVAVGTPDYISPEILQAMEDGKGRYGTECDWWSLGVCMYEMLYGETPFYAESLVETYGKIMNHKERFQFPSNVTEVSDEAKDLIRRLICSREHRLGQNGIEDFKQHPFFSNIDWDNIRNCDAPYIPEVSSPSDTSNFDVDDDCLKNTETMPPPSHTAFSGHHLPFVGFTYTSNCTLSDRGCLHESVGPVHVDVCVQRSLEESLTVEAYERRLQRLDQEKRELSRKLQESTNTVQALQHSSGDGPVSANKDREIRGLKEEIELLRKQIANSGLLEQQLERASTVQRDLDQSTQRVRELEKQVTTIIQERDNIQREMQEASERMKTQGKDLKEAHSQRKLAMQEFSEMSERVTELHSLKQRLSRHLRDKEEEMEGLSQKLESLRQEVRKAERAKKEMESQMEERVAEAQKEKKLRERSEQYSRQLEEELEGMKQKHVGRTVVSAGLEPHQELNKLRADLEKQTALHDEELSQRDVQHANELKNLKKELRDAEAQHLGLKKETMMLKDKLEKTRRESQCEREEFEIEYKQKSERERVLLTEENKKLAAELDKLTSDSERLRSSNKQLEEELRELADKKESVAHWEAQITEIIQWVSDEKDARGYLQALATKMNEELDGLKNSSLGARATDMPWKMRRLAKLDMSARLELQSALDAEIRAKQLIQDELNKVKASSIATECKLQESERKNQELQSEVEKLNQESELRAGKGIKHQDSQNSFLAFLNATSTYALDHFDIDSIDNFSLSHEEDTKSQAMSCSRSPSAASDVEPLEVVDHPQPTTTSTMRSGYSGSSLGTPKPKAHQFIVSSFTTPTKCNQCTSLMVGIIRQGCTCEVCNFSCHVTCADKAPAVCPIPSDQTKGPLGIDPQKGIGTAYEGYVRVPKLAGVRKGWQRALAIVCDFKLFLYEFGESKTGQPGVEVSQVIDMRDEEFSVSSVLASDVIHANTKDIPCIFRVTASQLSASGSKKCSVLMLADSDHDRSKWVGLLNELHRILKKSKLKERFVYVPKEAYDSTLPIIKSTQTAAIIDHERIALGNEEGLYVIHVTKDEIIRVGQSKKVHHVDLMPSEQLVAVISGRGRRVRLFPMDLLDGHEVEIDKLSETKLCQTMVSGTLRHGTITCLCVWVKKQIICYEINRSKKRYRVLQELPVPANVQWMGLLSEKLYVGYQACFMRYSIQEDTPPVTMLHPDDHTLSFIGQKTMNALCAVEISSKEMLLCFISIGVYVDSQGRRSRQQELMWPATPTACCYSAPYLSVYSENAVNVFDVNTMEWIQTIPLKKVRPLNTDGSLNLLGLETVRLIYFKNKTAEGDELVVPETSDHSRKQMVRSMNNKRRFSFRVPEEERLQQRREMLRDPEMRSKLISNPTNFNHVVHMGPGDCIQIIKELPKNTHTQESRVLGGSISIPSISKGRPEPGRSMSASSGLGSRLSQNGNALRRDFSVGHYSFSKRQQMTSPSEGSLSSNAGLDCGGEAPISQFDREWQAVTPTEKTPDLKRVLRTLLSKIKDSDSPRHSTASNSSNLSGPPSPTSPHKNKSLSLESSERTSWET
- the LOC114797960 gene encoding serine/threonine-protein kinase MRCK alpha-like isoform X3 — translated: MSLEVRLKTLENLMLDGPVSSSGQCFSVETLLDILICLYDECNNSPLRREKNVLEFIAWAKPFTSKVKQMRLHKEDFEILKVIGRGAFGEVAVVKVKNVDKVFAMKILNKWEMLKRAETACFREERDVLVNGDSQWITTLHYAFQDDNFLYLVMDYYVGGDLLTLLSKFEDRLPEDMARFYLAEMVLAIDSVHQLHYVHRDIKPDNILLDMNGHIRLADFGSCLKLMEDGTVQSSVAVGTPDYISPEILQAMEDGKGRYGTECDWWSLGVCMYEMLYGETPFYAESLVETYGKIMNHKERFQFPSNVTEVSDEAKDLIRRLICSREHRLGQNGIEDFKQHPFFSNIDWDNIRNCDAPYIPEVSSPSDTSNFDVDDDCLKNTETMPPPSHTAFSGHHLPFVGFTYTSNCTLSDRGCLHESVGPVHVDVCVQRSLEESLTVEAYERRLQRLDQEKRELSRKLQESTNTVQALQHSSGDGPVSANKDREIRGLKEEIELLRKQIANSGLLEQQLERASTVQRDLDQSTQRVRELEKQVTTIIQERDNIQREMQEASERMKTQGKDLKEAHSQRKLAMQEFSEMSERVTELHSLKQRLSRHLRDKEEEMEGLSQKLESLRQEVRKAERAKKEMESQMEERVAEAQKEKKLRERSEQYSRQLEEELEGMKQKHVGRTVVSAGLEPHQELNKLRADLEKQTALHDEELSQRDVQHANELKNLKKELRDAEAQHLGLKKETMMLKDKLEKTRRESQCEREEFEIEYKQKSERERVLLTEENKKLAAELDKLTSDSERLRSSNKQLEEELRELADKKESVAHWEAQITEIIQWVSDEKDARGYLQALATKMNEELDGLKNSSLGARATDMPWKMRRLAKLDMSARLELQSALDAEIRAKQLIQDELNKVKASSIATECKLQESERKNQELQSEVEKLNQESELRAGKGIKHQDSQNSFLAFLNATSTYALDHFDKRSPASGQASKGKCIDSIDNFSLSHEEDTKSQAMSCSRSPSAASDVEPLEVVDHPQPTTTSTMRSGYSGSSLGTPKPKAHQFIVSSFTTPTKCNQCTSLMVGIIRQGCTCEVCNFSCHVTCADKAPAVCPIPSDQTKGPLGIDPQKGIGTAYEGYVRVPKLAGVRKGWQRALAIVCDFKLFLYEFGESKTGQPGVEVSQVIDMRDEEFSVSSVLASDVIHANTKDIPCIFRVTASQLSASGSKKCSVLMLADSDHDRSKWVGLLNELHRILKKSKLKERFVYVPKEAYDSTLPIIKSTQTAAIIDHERIALGNEEGLYVIHVTKDEIIRVGQSKKVHHVDLMPSEQLVAVISGRGRRVRLFPMDLLDGHEVEIDKLSETKLCQTMVSGTLRHGTITCLCVWVKKQIICYEINRSKKRYRVLQELPVPANVQWMGLLSEKLYVGYQACFMRYSIQEDTPPVTMLHPDDHTLSFIGQKTMNALCAVEISSKEMLLCFISIGVYVDSQGRRSRQQELMWPATPTACCYSAPYLSVYSENAVNVFDVNTMEWIQTIPLKKVRPLNTDGSLNLLGLETVRLIYFKNKTAEGDELVVPETSDHSRKQMVRSMNNKRRFSFRVPEEERLQQRREMLRDPEMRSKLISNPTNFNHVVHMGPGDCIQIIKELPKNTHTQESRVLGGSISIPSISKGRPEPGRSMSASSGLGSRLSQNGNALRRDFSVGHYSFSKRQQMTSPSEGSLSSNAGLDCGGEAPISQFDREDSDSPRHSTASNSSNLSGPPSPTSPHKNKSLSLESSERTSWET